A region of Pseudoalteromonas aliena SW19 DNA encodes the following proteins:
- the clpA gene encoding ATP-dependent Clp protease ATP-binding subunit ClpA — protein sequence MLNKDLELTLNAAFREARTRRHEFMTVEHLLLALLDNPSAGEALNACGVHISGLKTELLEFIDETTPVIPDLEEERETQPTLGFQRVLQRAVFHVQSSGKNEVTGVNVLVAIFSEQESQAVYLLKKNDVSRLDIVNFISHGISKADDELGDDTDDIHEEVQEVQNEEASKLDSFTTNLNAQARDGNIDPLIGRDSEVERTVQVLCRRKKNNPLLVGEAGVGKTAIAEGLAYRIVNKQVPEVIADAVVYSLDMGALLAGTKYRGDFEKRFKSLLKELQAQPGSILFIDEIHTIIGAGAASGGVMDASNLLKPLLSSGKLRCMGSTTYNEYKNIFEKDRALVRRFQKIDVLEPSVADTTKILNGLKERYEEHHGIRYTQKALKAAAELSAKYINERHLPDKAIDVIDEAGASQRLQPSSKRKKTIGVADIELIISKMARIPPQSVSSTDKETLKNLDRNLKMLVFGQDQSIDALTSAIRLSRSGLSSEEKPVGSFLFAGPTGVGKTEVTKQLAKCMGVEFIRFDMSEYVERHAISRLIGAPPGYVGFEQGGLLTEAVIKNPHAVVLLDEIEKAHPDIYNILLQVMDHGTLTDNNGRKADFRNVVVVMTTNAGVQETTRKSIGFSEQDHTHDAMGEINKVFSPEFRNRLDNIIWFNHLERDVILLVVDKFIVELQAQLDKKSVNLELTSKAREWLADKGYDKAMGARPMARVIQEELKKQLANEILFGELVDGGTVKISVKDKKIRFDYESNLTPA from the coding sequence ATGCTAAACAAAGACTTAGAACTTACTTTAAATGCCGCGTTTCGTGAAGCGCGCACTCGTCGTCATGAGTTTATGACCGTAGAGCACCTTTTACTTGCGCTATTAGACAATCCTTCAGCGGGAGAGGCTTTAAATGCGTGTGGTGTTCATATTTCAGGGCTAAAAACCGAATTACTTGAATTTATCGATGAAACAACACCTGTCATTCCTGATTTAGAAGAAGAGCGTGAAACCCAGCCTACGCTTGGTTTTCAGCGTGTACTACAGCGTGCAGTATTTCATGTGCAATCGTCAGGTAAAAACGAAGTCACAGGCGTAAACGTACTGGTTGCTATTTTTTCTGAACAGGAAAGCCAAGCGGTTTATTTACTCAAAAAGAATGACGTATCGCGTTTAGACATTGTTAACTTTATTTCGCATGGTATTTCTAAAGCGGATGATGAGTTAGGTGATGACACCGATGATATTCATGAAGAAGTACAAGAAGTTCAAAACGAAGAAGCAAGCAAGCTAGATAGCTTTACGACCAACTTAAACGCCCAAGCGCGCGATGGTAATATTGACCCTCTCATTGGGCGCGATAGCGAAGTAGAGCGCACGGTACAAGTATTGTGCCGTCGCAAAAAGAACAACCCATTACTGGTTGGTGAAGCCGGTGTTGGTAAAACAGCCATTGCTGAAGGCTTGGCGTATCGCATTGTCAATAAGCAAGTACCTGAAGTGATTGCTGATGCTGTTGTGTATTCATTGGATATGGGCGCATTACTTGCGGGCACTAAATACCGTGGCGATTTTGAAAAACGCTTTAAAAGTCTACTAAAAGAGCTGCAAGCGCAACCAGGCTCTATTTTGTTTATTGATGAAATCCATACCATTATTGGTGCAGGCGCAGCATCGGGCGGCGTTATGGATGCCTCCAATTTACTTAAACCGCTACTCTCTAGTGGTAAATTACGTTGTATGGGTTCGACAACGTATAACGAGTACAAAAATATTTTTGAGAAAGACCGCGCGTTAGTACGCCGCTTTCAAAAAATTGATGTACTTGAACCAAGTGTTGCCGATACCACTAAAATCCTTAATGGTTTAAAAGAGCGTTACGAAGAGCACCATGGTATTCGTTATACTCAAAAAGCGTTAAAAGCGGCTGCTGAATTAAGCGCAAAATACATTAATGAACGCCATTTGCCTGATAAAGCCATTGACGTTATTGATGAAGCGGGTGCCAGTCAGCGGCTGCAGCCTAGTTCTAAACGCAAAAAAACCATTGGTGTGGCAGACATTGAGCTTATTATTTCTAAAATGGCACGTATTCCACCGCAAAGTGTATCGTCTACAGACAAAGAAACGCTTAAAAATCTAGACCGTAACCTTAAAATGCTGGTGTTTGGTCAAGATCAATCTATTGATGCGCTTACATCTGCTATCCGTTTATCTCGTTCTGGCTTATCGAGTGAAGAAAAACCCGTAGGTTCGTTCTTATTTGCAGGGCCCACTGGAGTAGGTAAAACAGAAGTCACTAAGCAATTGGCTAAGTGTATGGGTGTTGAGTTTATCCGTTTTGATATGTCGGAATATGTTGAACGCCACGCAATAAGCCGTTTAATTGGTGCACCACCAGGTTACGTTGGTTTTGAGCAAGGTGGTTTATTAACTGAAGCCGTTATTAAAAACCCGCATGCAGTTGTTCTTCTTGATGAGATTGAAAAAGCGCATCCTGATATTTACAACATCCTGCTACAGGTAATGGATCACGGTACATTAACCGATAATAACGGTCGTAAGGCTGACTTTAGAAACGTCGTGGTGGTAATGACGACCAATGCGGGCGTGCAAGAAACCACGCGTAAGTCGATTGGCTTTAGTGAGCAAGATCATACTCACGATGCAATGGGCGAAATTAATAAAGTATTCTCGCCAGAATTTAGAAATCGCTTAGATAATATTATTTGGTTTAACCACCTTGAACGTGATGTTATTTTACTTGTTGTAGATAAATTCATTGTGGAGCTTCAAGCGCAGCTTGATAAAAAATCGGTTAACCTTGAGCTTACTTCTAAAGCACGAGAATGGCTGGCAGATAAAGGCTACGACAAAGCAATGGGTGCACGTCCAATGGCACGTGTTATTCAAGAAGAGCTTAAAAAGCAATTAGCTAACGAAATACTCTTTGGTGAACTTGTTGATGGCGGTACGGTAAAAATATCGGTTAAAGATAAGAAAATTCGCTTTGATTATGAAAGCAATTTAACACCGGCTTAG
- the cspD gene encoding cold shock domain-containing protein CspD: MACGKVKWFNNAKGFGFIVEDGCENDIFAHYSTIVMDGYKTLKAGQDVTFELEQGPKGLHATNIAPDGDIIV; this comes from the coding sequence ATGGCTTGCGGTAAAGTTAAATGGTTTAACAACGCTAAAGGTTTTGGTTTCATCGTAGAAGACGGCTGTGAGAATGATATTTTCGCCCATTATTCAACAATTGTAATGGACGGTTATAAAACACTTAAAGCTGGTCAAGATGTAACTTTCGAATTAGAACAAGGCCCTAAGGGCTTACACGCTACCAATATTGCCCCTGATGGCGACATTATTGTGTAA
- a CDS encoding arginyltransferase — MNEQLPARVGLSQEFDCSYLPNRQEQLLVILDPSCYSADKFELLLGLGFRRSGNQIYRPHCPVCSECSSVRILAQEFMPSKSQKRKLNKAKTQFEIKYSSIEKKEYYPLYSKYISLRHQDGSMYPPEKAQFQSFLFCNWLDITFIELWHQDELVAVAVTDCMQKAISAIYTFFDPDFDHYSLGSVMILQQLKFAKKQNKQYVYLGYQIDECDKMKYKTQFLPAQKQVNDEWLAI; from the coding sequence ATGAATGAACAGCTTCCAGCACGCGTGGGTTTAAGCCAAGAGTTTGACTGCAGTTATTTACCCAACCGCCAAGAACAACTTCTCGTTATTCTGGATCCCAGTTGCTATAGCGCTGATAAGTTTGAGTTGTTATTGGGCCTAGGTTTTCGTCGCAGCGGTAACCAAATATACCGCCCACACTGTCCTGTGTGCAGTGAATGCAGCTCAGTACGAATATTAGCTCAAGAGTTTATGCCTTCAAAATCACAAAAACGTAAACTAAACAAAGCAAAAACGCAGTTTGAGATAAAATATTCCAGCATAGAAAAAAAAGAATACTACCCACTGTACAGTAAGTACATAAGCCTCCGTCATCAGGATGGAAGTATGTATCCGCCTGAAAAAGCGCAGTTTCAAAGTTTTTTGTTTTGCAACTGGTTAGACATAACATTTATCGAGTTATGGCATCAAGACGAACTCGTCGCTGTAGCCGTAACTGATTGTATGCAAAAGGCTATTTCTGCAATCTACACCTTTTTTGACCCTGACTTTGATCACTATAGCTTAGGCTCAGTAATGATATTACAACAGTTAAAATTTGCGAAAAAGCAAAATAAGCAATATGTATATTTAGGTTATCAAATTGATGAATGCGATAAAATGAAGTACAAAACCCAGTTTTTACCCGCGCAAAAACAGGTAAATGATGAGTGGCTGGCTATTTAA
- the pssA gene encoding CDP-diacylglycerol--serine O-phosphatidyltransferase: MLFWQEKPAFGLTSKDVNVLTNAQDYRTQLLRLISNAKKRIYITALYLQDDEAGREILDALHRVSLANPALEIKVLVDFHRAQRGLIGAEKSDGNASLYCDYLEKFNSNVQVYGVPVKAKELFGVLHLKGFVIDDTLLYSGASLNNVYLQYNDRYRLDRYFLITQRELCNSIIAFIETNLLSSIAVPRIDTRPLKRLNDFKLEQKQLMRDLKVASYSVAEQQNKQALGIRLFLGLGRRNNELNRVIKALFDTTEQELVLYTPYFNFPAPLMRSLRRLLKQGKQVTIIVGDKTANDFYMPPSEPFSKIGALPYLYETILHKFVKTQKRHIDNGNLNVYLWKDESNSFHLKGICSDRTKHLLSGHNLNPRAWGLDIENGILIEDPEQTIMQAIDNEKQEILQHCRRLTGPDDLETMDDYPQPVKKLLGQAKRVKVDFIIKRFI; this comes from the coding sequence ATGTTATTTTGGCAGGAAAAACCCGCATTCGGGTTGACTTCAAAAGACGTTAACGTCTTAACCAATGCGCAAGATTACCGTACGCAATTACTACGTTTAATTAGCAATGCAAAAAAACGTATCTACATCACTGCGTTGTATTTACAAGATGATGAAGCAGGTCGCGAAATTTTAGATGCTTTGCACCGTGTGTCATTAGCAAACCCTGCACTTGAAATAAAAGTGTTGGTGGATTTTCATCGTGCGCAACGTGGCCTTATTGGCGCTGAAAAATCAGACGGTAACGCAAGTTTATATTGCGACTATTTAGAAAAATTTAATTCAAATGTGCAAGTTTATGGCGTACCTGTAAAAGCCAAAGAGTTATTTGGCGTATTGCATTTAAAAGGTTTTGTGATTGACGATACCTTACTTTACAGCGGCGCAAGTTTAAACAACGTGTACTTGCAGTACAACGATCGCTACAGACTCGATCGCTACTTTTTAATAACGCAGAGAGAGCTGTGCAACTCTATAATTGCGTTTATTGAAACAAATTTACTAAGCTCAATAGCTGTGCCACGAATAGATACACGCCCACTTAAGCGTTTAAACGACTTTAAGTTAGAGCAAAAGCAATTAATGCGTGATTTAAAAGTTGCGAGTTACAGCGTAGCAGAGCAGCAAAATAAGCAAGCATTAGGCATTCGTTTATTTTTAGGGCTTGGTCGTCGTAATAACGAGTTAAACCGTGTAATAAAAGCGTTATTTGACACCACTGAACAAGAACTTGTGTTGTATACGCCATACTTTAATTTTCCGGCGCCGCTGATGCGTTCGTTGCGTCGATTATTAAAGCAAGGTAAGCAGGTTACTATTATTGTGGGCGATAAAACAGCAAACGACTTTTATATGCCGCCAAGCGAGCCGTTTAGTAAAATAGGGGCATTACCTTATTTATACGAAACCATTTTGCATAAATTTGTAAAAACGCAAAAGCGCCATATCGATAACGGTAATTTAAACGTGTATTTGTGGAAAGATGAAAGTAATTCGTTCCATTTAAAAGGTATTTGTTCAGATAGAACAAAACATTTACTAAGTGGGCATAACCTTAATCCACGCGCATGGGGTCTTGATATCGAAAACGGTATTTTAATAGAAGATCCAGAGCAAACAATTATGCAGGCCATTGATAACGAAAAGCAGGAAATTTTACAACACTGCCGTCGTTTAACAGGCCCAGATGATTTAGAAACAATGGATGATTACCCGCAACCAGTTAAAAAACTACTTGGTCAAGCTAAGCGCGTAAAAGTAGATTTTATAATTAAGCGTTTTATCTAA
- the lrp gene encoding leucine-responsive transcriptional regulator Lrp — MHQLLDRIDRKILMELQHDGRLSNVELARRVGLSATPCLERVKKLEREGYILGYKAVVDPAKLGQGLSVYVEVTITKTSPDVFDEFSAAVKKHEEIIECHLVSGNFDFLLKTRVNDMSEYRGVLGDILLKLPNVSESRTYVVMEEVKGEEGVIIRPYIA, encoded by the coding sequence ATGCATCAGTTATTAGATAGAATTGACCGTAAAATTTTGATGGAACTACAACATGATGGGCGCCTGTCAAATGTTGAACTGGCCAGACGAGTTGGCCTAAGCGCCACGCCCTGTCTAGAGCGAGTGAAAAAGCTAGAGCGAGAAGGCTACATACTTGGCTACAAAGCAGTGGTCGATCCAGCTAAGCTTGGACAAGGTTTGTCGGTGTATGTAGAAGTAACGATTACCAAAACCTCTCCCGACGTATTTGACGAGTTCAGTGCAGCAGTTAAAAAGCACGAAGAGATCATAGAGTGTCATTTGGTGTCGGGTAACTTCGACTTTTTACTTAAAACGCGCGTTAACGATATGTCTGAGTATCGAGGGGTTTTAGGTGACATATTATTAAAACTACCCAACGTAAGTGAAAGTCGTACTTATGTAGTTATGGAAGAAGTAAAAGGCGAAGAAGGTGTAATTATTCGCCCGTATATTGCTTAA
- the aat gene encoding leucyl/phenylalanyl-tRNA--protein transferase encodes MRNQLYQLSETDIAFPNPEYALTSPDGLLAIGGDLSLPRLSNAYKSGIFPWFSEDEPIMWWSPSERGIFELDDFHISKSLRKHLKKHPVKVTINNAFEEVIEACRDQRLDTDGTWITSDMLDAYTNAHNAGIAHSLEVWSNGELAGGLYGIMQNGVFCGESMFHHQTNCSKLAMWALVNWLKRHNAHFIDCQLENPYLMTLGAKVVPRSKFLTKLKAARTYTLNPIMWQPQELNAIYE; translated from the coding sequence ATGAGAAACCAGCTATACCAATTAAGCGAAACCGATATAGCATTCCCCAATCCGGAATATGCATTAACATCTCCCGACGGCTTGTTAGCAATTGGCGGAGATTTGAGTTTGCCACGCCTGAGTAACGCGTACAAAAGTGGAATATTCCCTTGGTTTAGTGAAGACGAGCCTATTATGTGGTGGTCACCCAGCGAGCGCGGTATTTTTGAGCTCGATGATTTTCATATAAGTAAAAGTCTGCGTAAGCATTTAAAAAAGCACCCTGTAAAAGTAACCATTAATAATGCCTTTGAAGAGGTGATAGAAGCATGTCGCGATCAACGCCTTGATACCGATGGCACTTGGATCACCTCTGACATGCTTGATGCGTACACCAATGCCCATAATGCGGGCATTGCTCATAGCTTAGAGGTTTGGAGCAACGGTGAGCTTGCAGGTGGCTTATACGGCATTATGCAAAATGGTGTATTTTGTGGTGAGTCAATGTTTCATCATCAAACCAATTGCTCCAAGCTTGCTATGTGGGCACTTGTAAATTGGCTTAAACGCCATAATGCACATTTTATTGACTGCCAACTAGAAAACCCTTATTTAATGACTTTAGGTGCAAAAGTAGTCCCTCGTTCAAAATTTTTGACTAAACTCAAAGCAGCACGCACCTATACTCTTAATCCAATTATGTGGCAACCACAGGAGCTTAACGCAATCTATGAATGA
- the ald gene encoding alanine dehydrogenase: protein MIIGVPKEIKNHEYRVGMVPASVRELVNHGHQVIVETDAGMGIGFTNEDYTQAGAEILATAADVFAKADMIVKVKEPQAVERAMLREDQILFTYLHLAPDLPQTEDLVKSKAICIAYETVTDSRGGLPLLAPMSEVAGRMSIQAGAQALEKSNHGRGMLLGGVPGVEAAKVVIIGGGMVGRSAAQMAVGLGAEVVVLDRNIDVLRALDAQFGNKVKAIYSTADALEKHVLEADLVIGGVLIPGAAAPKLVTAAHIKAMKPGSAIVDVAIDQGGCIATSKATTHADPTFIVDEVVHYCVANMPGAVPRTSTFALNNATLPFIINLANKGYKKALLDDAHFLKGLNVIKGQVTYKEVAQAFNMEYVDPRTAVENA from the coding sequence ATGATTATTGGTGTACCTAAAGAAATAAAAAACCATGAATACCGTGTAGGTATGGTCCCTGCTAGTGTTCGTGAATTAGTAAATCACGGCCACCAAGTGATTGTAGAAACTGATGCAGGTATGGGCATTGGTTTTACTAACGAAGATTACACGCAAGCCGGTGCTGAAATTTTAGCAACTGCGGCTGATGTTTTTGCTAAAGCAGACATGATTGTAAAAGTAAAAGAGCCACAAGCTGTTGAACGTGCAATGCTTCGTGAAGACCAAATTCTTTTCACTTACTTACATCTTGCGCCTGATCTTCCACAAACTGAAGACCTTGTTAAAAGCAAAGCTATTTGTATCGCATACGAAACTGTAACTGACTCTCGCGGTGGCTTACCGCTTCTTGCTCCTATGAGCGAAGTAGCTGGTCGTATGTCTATTCAAGCTGGTGCACAAGCACTAGAAAAATCTAACCACGGTCGTGGCATGCTATTAGGTGGCGTACCAGGGGTTGAAGCGGCTAAAGTTGTTATCATTGGCGGCGGCATGGTTGGTCGTAGCGCAGCTCAAATGGCTGTTGGCCTTGGTGCTGAAGTGGTCGTTCTTGATCGTAACATCGACGTATTACGTGCACTAGATGCGCAATTTGGTAATAAAGTTAAAGCTATTTACTCAACTGCTGATGCACTAGAAAAACACGTACTAGAAGCTGATTTAGTAATAGGTGGCGTACTTATCCCAGGTGCAGCTGCACCTAAACTAGTCACTGCTGCGCACATTAAAGCAATGAAACCTGGTTCTGCAATTGTTGACGTTGCAATCGACCAAGGTGGCTGTATTGCGACTTCTAAAGCAACGACGCATGCTGATCCTACTTTCATCGTTGATGAAGTTGTTCACTACTGTGTTGCTAATATGCCAGGTGCTGTTCCACGCACATCTACGTTTGCACTTAACAATGCAACATTGCCTTTCATCATTAATCTTGCAAACAAAGGTTATAAAAAGGCGCTACTAGATGACGCTCACTTCTTAAAAGGCTTAAACGTAATTAAAGGCCAAGTAACTTATAAAGAAGTGGCACAAGCATTCAACATGGAATATGTTGATCCACGCACAGCGGTAGAAAACGCCTAA
- the trxB gene encoding thioredoxin-disulfide reductase yields MTEAKHCKLLILGSGPAGYTAAVYAARANLNPVLITGIQQGGQLTTTTEVENWPGDAHGLTGPALMDRMKEHAERFETEIVFDHINKVDVSKRPFTLTGDQGTYTCDALIIATGASAKYLGLESETNFQGRGVSACATCDGFFYKGQKVAVVGGGNTAVEEALYLSNIADEVHVIHRRDSFRSEKILADRLAEKAKNGNVVMHYNRTLDEVLGDQMGVTGVRIKDAHSDATEELDLAGVFIAIGHKPNTDMFVGQLEMKDGYLVVESGLHGNATQTSVEGVFAAGDVSDHIYRQAITSAGTGCMAALDAERFLDNL; encoded by the coding sequence ATGACTGAAGCAAAACATTGTAAGCTACTAATTTTAGGCTCTGGCCCAGCTGGTTATACTGCCGCAGTATACGCAGCACGTGCAAATTTAAACCCTGTTTTAATTACCGGCATTCAACAAGGCGGTCAATTAACAACCACCACTGAAGTTGAAAACTGGCCAGGCGATGCACACGGCTTAACAGGGCCTGCATTGATGGATCGCATGAAAGAACACGCTGAACGCTTTGAAACTGAAATTGTGTTTGATCACATTAATAAAGTAGATGTATCTAAGCGCCCTTTCACACTAACTGGCGACCAAGGTACTTACACATGTGATGCATTAATTATTGCAACAGGTGCGTCTGCTAAATACTTAGGCCTAGAGTCTGAGACTAACTTCCAAGGCCGTGGTGTTTCGGCGTGTGCTACTTGTGATGGCTTTTTCTATAAAGGGCAAAAAGTAGCGGTTGTTGGTGGTGGTAATACAGCGGTTGAAGAAGCGCTTTACTTATCGAACATTGCTGATGAAGTTCATGTTATTCACCGCCGCGACAGTTTCCGCAGTGAAAAAATACTTGCTGACCGTCTTGCTGAAAAAGCAAAGAACGGTAACGTTGTAATGCACTACAACCGCACGCTTGACGAAGTATTAGGCGATCAAATGGGCGTAACAGGTGTTCGTATTAAAGATGCCCACTCTGATGCAACTGAAGAGCTCGATTTAGCCGGCGTATTTATCGCGATTGGTCACAAACCAAATACTGATATGTTTGTGGGTCAACTAGAAATGAAAGATGGCTACTTAGTTGTAGAGTCTGGTCTTCACGGCAACGCAACGCAAACAAGTGTAGAGGGCGTTTTTGCTGCAGGTGATGTGTCTGACCACATTTACCGTCAAGCAATCACATCTGCGGGCACAGGCTGTATGGCAGCCCTTGATGCTGAGCGATTCTTAGATAACTTATAA
- the clpS gene encoding ATP-dependent Clp protease adapter ClpS, which translates to MKDSGVIDTVRDSEKQKLQPPRKYKVVLNNDDYTPMDFVIEVLTTFFNMDSDRATDVMLQVHEKGKGICGVYSADVAHTKAEQVNRYARDNEHPLLCSCEQE; encoded by the coding sequence ATGAAAGATTCAGGTGTAATAGACACCGTTCGCGATAGTGAAAAGCAAAAGCTACAGCCACCGCGAAAATACAAAGTTGTTTTAAATAACGACGACTACACGCCGATGGACTTTGTGATAGAAGTTTTAACGACGTTTTTTAATATGGATAGCGATAGAGCAACTGACGTGATGCTTCAAGTTCACGAAAAAGGTAAAGGCATTTGTGGTGTTTATAGCGCCGATGTGGCCCACACCAAAGCCGAACAAGTTAACCGCTATGCGCGTGATAACGAGCATCCACTGCTTTGTAGTTGTGAGCAGGAATAA
- the infA gene encoding translation initiation factor IF-1: protein MAKEDVIEMQGTVLDTLPNTMFRVELENGHVVVAHISGKMRKNYIRILTGDKVTVEMTPYDLSKGRIVFRAR, encoded by the coding sequence ATGGCGAAAGAAGACGTAATCGAAATGCAAGGGACTGTCCTTGATACTTTACCAAATACAATGTTCCGAGTTGAGCTAGAAAATGGTCACGTAGTTGTGGCTCACATTTCAGGCAAAATGCGCAAAAACTATATCCGTATTTTAACCGGCGATAAAGTAACGGTAGAAATGACGCCTTACGATTTATCGAAAGGCCGTATCGTATTCCGTGCTCGCTAA